The Bombus vancouverensis nearcticus chromosome 12, iyBomVanc1_principal, whole genome shotgun sequence genome contains a region encoding:
- the LOC117155024 gene encoding LOW QUALITY PROTEIN: uncharacterized protein LOC117155024 (The sequence of the model RefSeq protein was modified relative to this genomic sequence to represent the inferred CDS: substituted 1 base at 1 genomic stop codon) translates to MTEEFLKKHCKINKLYQTPHLNDVLYLHYKGRFLSGFSFIENLEKYTGLRCLWLENNGIREIANLENQSELKCLYLHNNLINKIENLEWLTKLDTLNLSHNTIRRIENLGDSSRRSDSLKFLNTLNLSHNYLQDTNDIEHLRLLDSLSVLDISHNRIDTDEVVNILGDMKELRVVSLMGNPILKKIRLYRKTMILKCKNLKYLDDRPVFPRDRACAEAWMRGGPEEEAAERKRWIEAEQKKINDSVQALINKRKLYKPVGTSEKEAEDKKKTKEDEEVATTTLVCTSDELVRTSFVKVXYRIRASNNIGPIHYLIIHHLNLEKKKKSDGTSSSNSSSASSSSDEEVENAEVDDDGTGQKGIEKSDGRRPMAEEGRTASGDLGKEILLPWKTQVTTRKEPKQLVEEIEETKEYVAGDAERKRFGTKILDDQRCSDDLPGGYSVGRELAHYEKLVLETTNETEITPPCCKQGKNDDSKLHTNSEYDYRDKKHLVESHKTFRGCSPCLGPFNSISEILRVTNRHKFLQINLDMLEIGSILILAEEKSFKDSSVCCNILDWSNGRNKKEENIVNNVKDKPLCKDILDNYRRKDEPHPLTSQLSSIREDMKEFCADVDKFIEDNKIVFKNGEVKRLWGEKEEINAGIKFDKDNEEKGKDSSNKEKDFKWWNTKERKLKVKEILKSREEESKRSKNVKKIEIIEDVAEKISESSNKEETKENKEVSSSQSVYDLLNLKTCPTILLSNVKSYPRNEDASMLCESAKKQGNEDRSSGLFNSLFNEMECRDSSNKREKMSKSISSHELLTLEEAEEAVEETARSSSCTDIILSDQENFQNKSVRIEITGADPVNATLLDDDEESESESVKTVINNYEEINREEDTRTNIAKENNSECVFDSSNVTGVQNKMQQLDTTFDGTISSSVEKSSQSSKSHKRSRDCEYLDVVSKKSHLIEEVDIEKDRSDGRTTGEVFEKCRRHFMKEAKKFVQKESPLINQCIESLITNRNSEGNWKMQSSQEDFLSFTTANLNPDFRCGKNSVNSEEKMISSREQSHVKPKSISSVQNFEDDRASRKKSDSCTDRRSEMASITQLLNQSHSTENHSSNICTDLYQEFCDHLDQMNSKRKLLIEPDFVKNSRAIGSEQTDDLLSSRETKQSKEEQTKPLIEEISGNSTNVDELEKLEELSVHLEDLGMDAAFKDKILKSISAPKTEEQRKRAKKSAEKLMKTSREAMAKGKSLLEQSSPVSNQNKDLDHSRRFFMNLLAEALEENKHKDVDPTKSIDDKSESGSIIETVSDISKNTVVKIEEAARLSSVDNNRSQGSGILDAGRENVGRARKSLEMQMVQEN, encoded by the exons ATGACAGAGGAGTTTTTGAAGAAGCactgcaaaataaataaactgTACCAAACCCCTCATCTGAATGACGTACTTTATCTTCATTACAAAG GAAGGTTTCTTTCAGGTTTCTCATTCATCGAGAATCTGGAGAAATACACAGGCCTAAGATGTCTATGGCTGGAGAACAACGGTATCCGTGAGATCGCGAACCTGGAGAATCAGAGCGAGTTGAAGTGTCTTTATCTCCATAACAATTTGATCAATAAAATCGAGAATCTCGAATGGTTGACGAAGCTAGACACTTTGAACCTCTCGCACAACACTATACGGAGGATCGAGAATCTCGGTGATTCGAGTCGACG TTCAGATAGCCTCAAGTTCCTGAATACTCTAAACCTGTCGCACAACTACTTACAAGATACCAATGACATTGAGCACCTCCGATTGCTGGATAGCCTCTCGGTACTGGATATTTCTCACAACAGGATAGACACCGACGAAGTCGTTAAT ATCCTAGGAGATATGAAAGAATTGCGCGTGGTATCTTTGATGGGCAACCCAATTCTAAAGAAAATCAGACTGTATCGTAAGACCATGATCTTGAAGTGTAAAAACCTCAAGTATCTCGATGACAGACCTGTATTCCCAAGAGATCGTGCCTGTGCAGAAGCTTG GATGCGAGGAGGACCCGAAGAAGAAGCAGCTGAGAGGAAACGctggatcgaggcggagcagaAGAAAATCAATGATAGCGTGCAAG CCCTGATAAACAAAAGGAAGCTGTACAAACCGGTCGGGACGTCCGAAAAGGAGGCGGAGGAtaagaagaagacgaaggagGACGAAGAAGTAGCCACGACCACGCTTGTCTGCACGAGCGACGAACTGGTAAGAACTAGTTTTGTCAAGGTCTGATACAGAATTCGTGCTTCGAATAATATCGGTCCCATCCACTATTTGATCATTCACCAC CTCAACttggagaagaagaaaaagtcgGATGGTACCTCATCCTCCAACAGCTCGTCCGCGTCCTCGTCATCGGACGAAGAGGTGGAGAACGCCGAGGTGGACGATGATGGAACTGGGCAAAAAGGAATCGAGAAAAGTGACGGAAGGAGGCCAATGGCGGAGGAAGGAAGAACAGCCTCCGGCGATCTTGGCAAGGAAATTTTGTTACCCTGGAAAACACAG GTCACGACACGTAAGGAGCCGAAACAGTTAGTAGAAGAGattgaagaaacgaaagaatacGTGGCAGGAGACGCAGAACGGAAAAGGTTCGGGACGAAAATTTTGGACGATCAACGATGTAGCGACGATCTACCAGGTGGTTATTCTGTTGGAAGAGAACTGGCCCATTACGAGAAACTTGTCCTGGAGACGACCAACGAGACCGAAATTACTCCACCGTGCTGTAAGCAGGGGAAGAACGACGATAGTAAATTACACACCAATTCCGAATACGATTACCGCGACAAGAAACACTTGGTTGAAAGTCACAAAACGTTTCGAGGATGCTCTCCTTGCTTGGGCCCTTTCAATAGTATCAGTGAAATTTTACGAGTCACAAATCGTCATAAGTTTTTACAAATCAACCTTGACATGCTCGAAATTG GTTCTATTCTCATTTTAGCTGAAGAAAAATCATTTAAGGATTCGTCGGTTTGTTGTAATATTTTGGATTGGTCGAATGGCAGAAACAAGAAAGAAGAGAATATCGTAAATAACGTGAAGGATAAACCTCTGTGTAAAGATATCCTGGACAATTATCGTAGAAAAGATGAACCACATCCTTTAACCAGTCAACTGAGTAGCATCAGAGAAGACATGAAAGAGTTCTGCGCTGATGTGGATAAATTTATTGAAGACAATAAGATCGTTTTCAAAAATGGCGAAGTGAAAAGACTGTGGGGTGAGAAAGAGGAAATTAACGCTGGAATCAAATTTGATAAAGATaatgaagaaaaaggaaaggattcgtctaataaagaaaaagattttaaatGGTGGAACACGAAGGAGAGAAAGTTAAAAGTTAAGGAGATTTTGAAGAGtagagaagaagaaagtaaaagatCGAAGAATGTTAAAAAGATCGAAATTATCGAGGACGTGGCGGAAAAAATCTCAGAATCttcaaataaagaagaaactaaAGAAAATAAGGAAGTTTCGTCTTCGCAAAGTGTTTACGATTTATTAAATCTAAAAACATGTCCCACGATTCTACTGAGCAATGTAAAATCTTATCCTAGAAATGAAGATGCTTCTATGTTATGCGAATCTGCCAAGAAACAAGGCAACGAAGATCGTTCCTCGGGTTTGTTCAATTCACTGTTCAACGAGATGGAGTGTAGAGATTCGAGCAATAAGCGTGAAAAAATGTCAAAGTCCATTAGTTCTCACGAATTGCTGACTTTAGAAGAAGCAGAGGAAGCTGTCGAGGAAACAGCACGGTCATCCAGTTGTACTGATATAATTCTTTCAGATCAAGAGAATTTTCAGAACAAATCTGTTCGTATAGAAATCACGGGTGCAGATCCTGTGAATGCCACATTGCTCGATGACGACGAAGAATCAGAGAGTGAATCTGTGAAAACCGTAATTAACAATTATGAAGAAATTAACCGGGAAGAAGATACACGAACAAATAtcgcaaaagaaaataattctgAATGTGTTTTTGATAGTTCAAACGTTACTGGAGTGCAAAACAAAATGCAACAGCTGGATACCACGTTCGACGGTACTATATCTTCGAGCGTTGAAAAGTCTAGTCAATCGTCTAAATCGCATAAAAGATCGCGAGATTGCGAATATCTGGATGTAGTCAGCAAAAAATCCCATCTAATCGAAGAAGTGGATATTGAAAAAGACAGGAGCGATGGAAGAACGACTGGTGAAGTGTTTGAAAAGTGTAGACGGCATTTCATGAAAGAGGCAAAGAAGTTTGTACAAAAGGAATCGCCTCTGATCAACCAGTGCATAGAAAGCTTGataacaaatagaaattcagaGGGAAATTGGAAGATGCAGAGTAGTCAAGAGGATTTCTTAAGTTTTACAACTGCGAACTTAAACCCTGATTTTCGTTGTGGGAAAAATTCGGTTAATTCGGAGGAGAAAATGATTTCTTCGCGTGAACAATCTCACGTGAAGCCGAAAAGCATTTCGAGTGTTCAAAATTTCGAAGATGATCGAGCAAGTAGGAAAAAATCGGATTCGTGTACTGATCGACGATCAG AAATGGCATCGATTACCCAGCTTCTAAACCAATCTCATAGCACGGAGAATCATTCGTCAAATATATGCACTGATCTCTACCAAGAATTCTGCGATCATTTGGATCAGATGAACAGTAAAAGAAAGCTTCTAATCGAGCCAGATTTCGTAAAAAATAGCagggcaattggcagtgaacaGACAGACGACCTTCTATCGTCAAGGGAGACCAAACAGTCGAAAGAAGAACAAACAAAACCATTGATCGAGGAGATTTCAGGAAATTCAACAAACGTAGACGAAttagaaaaacttgaagaactATCTGTTCATCTCGAAGATCTTGGAATGGACGCAGCGTTTAAGGATAAGATATTAAAGAGCATAAGTGCTCCAAAAACTGAGGAGCAGAGAAAAAGAGCAAAAAAGTCGGCCGAGAAGTTGATGAAGACTTCCAGAGAAGCAATGGCGAAAGGAAAATCTTTGCTAGAACAGTCTTCCCCTGTCAGTAATCAGAACAAA gaTCTTGATCATAGTAGGAGATTTTTCATGAACCTGTTAGCAGAGGCTTTGGAGGAAAATAAGCATAAGGACGTTGATCCCACGAAGAGTATCGATGACAAATCTGAATCAGGTTCAATCATCGAAACAGTTTCAGATATTTCGAAGAATACTGTTGTAAAAATAGAAGAAGCTGCAAGATTATCGTCGGTTGATAATAACAGGAGTCAGGGTAGTGGAATTCTTGATGCAGGGAGAGAAAACGTTGGCAGGGCGAGGAAAAGTTTGGAAATGCAGATGGTTCAGGAAAACTGA
- the Gbeta13F gene encoding guanine nucleotide-binding protein subunit beta-1, translated as MSEVETLRQEADKLKNAIRDARKAACDTTLVQATSGMEPIGRIQMRTRRTLRGHLAKIYAMHWGSDSRNLVSASQDGKLIVWDSYTTNKVHAIPLRSSWVMTCAYAPSGSFVACGGLDNICSIYSLKTREGNVRVSRELPGHTGYLSCCRFYDDSQIVTSSGDMTCALWDIETGQQCTSFIGHTGDVMSLSLAPDTRTFVSGACDASAKLWDIREGSCKQTFPGHESDINAVTFFPNGYAFATGSDDATCRLFDIRADQELAMYSHDNIICGITSVAFSKSGRLLLAGYDDFNCNVWDSMKAERAGILAGHDNRVSCLGVTEDGMAVGTGSWDSFLRIWN; from the exons ATGAGTGAAGTTGAAACCCTTCGTCAGGAGGCTGACAAGCTGAAAAATGCCATTCGA GATGCTAGGAAAGCAGCATGCGATACGACGTTGGTTCAGGCCACGTCGGGCATGGAGCCTATCGGCCGGATACAGATGCGCACAAGACGCACACTTCGCGGTCACTTAGCCAAGATTTATGCGATGCACTGGGGAAGTGATTCGAG AAACTTAGTGTCAGCGTCGCAGGATGGAAAACTAATCGTGTGGGATAGCTACACCACGAACAAAGTTCACGCGATCCCTTTACGCTCTTCGTGGGTAATGACCTGTGCGTACGCACCATCAGGTAGTTTCGTGGCCTGCGGTGGGCTGGATAACATTTGTTCCATCTATAGTCTTAAAACTAGGGAAGGCAATGTAAGAGTTAGCAGAGAACTCCCAGGTCACACTGGGTATTTGTCCTGTTGTCGATTTTATGACGACAGTCAAATTGTCACTAGTTCTGGTGATATGACATG TGCCCTGTGGGACATAGAAACTGGTCAACAGTGTACCTCCTTTATTGGTCACACGGGCGATGTAATGTCCTTATCCTTGGCTCCAGACACGCGCACATTCGTATCTGGTGCGTGTGATGCCAGTGCAAAATTGTGGGACATTCGCGAAGGATCTTGTAAGCAAACTTTCCCGGGTCATGAGAGCGACATAAATGCTGTTACG tTCTTCCCGAATGGATACGCCTTCGCGACGGGTTCTGATGACGCCACGTGCAGACTTTTCGACATTAGGGCAGATCAAGAACTGGCGATGTATAGTCACGACAATATTATCTGTGGTATCACCAGTGTAGCGTTCAGCAAGAGCGGTAGATTATTACTGGCCGGTTACGACGATTTCAACTGCAATGTTTGGGATTCTATGAAAGCGGAACGAGCTG gaATTCTCGCTGGTCATGATAATCGCGTCTCTTGCCTCGGTGTTACGGAAGATGGTATGGCCGTCGGGACGGGTTCATGGGACTCGTTTTTGCGTATTTGGAACTAA